DNA sequence from the Vicia villosa cultivar HV-30 ecotype Madison, WI linkage group LG3, Vvil1.0, whole genome shotgun sequence genome:
TCATCTTAGAGCTTGAGCTTTCATGTTGACGTTCCAGCTTTATTTCAAGTAAAAGTCTTGGAAGCCTTTATTGGGGATCTTCTTTAATATGGACAATACCTAATGAAGAGAAAGGATGAAGTATTCACCTAGTATAAACGTCGATGCAGGGAAGGGTTTTAAGGCTTTTGACATCTATCAAATGGGTGTATAAGTTTGGTTTTGATAGTGTGGTTTTGAGATGGATGTTAAAAATGTAATGGATAGTGTGAATAGTCAACATCCAAATGATAAAGGTTATGGTGCTATTACTAGTTAATGTAAGCACTTACTAGCTATcttgtttaaaaactcttatgTTTCCGTTTGGAAACAAGTTGATCTTGGTTTAGCACATATGACCCCATCTTTTACTAGTCTTCATTGTTTTATTAATGTACCAAGATGTATTTAAAATCTTACTActacttaaatgaattaagtttatTCCCGTAAAAACAAATCATATTCATAAATGAATCATGTTGAAATGAAATTGCACACTAATTAAAatcttatgatttctttaaaaacAAAGACtaatacaaaattaattaaattattaattttttttagacaaaCAATAAGATTCATGGTTAATGTAAATAATCTTTTCATATAACACATGGTGACTAGTCATAAGCATATGATTTTATGTTGTAACAATCAACATGAAAGCTGGATCTTCCAATTCCCAATCCCAAATCCGTTAAGACAAACCTCCTCtttcttctccccctttctaaTCATTCGAACCATCTCATCACTTCCTTAACCAATCCAACCTATACACAACCCCAAACGCACCCCAATTCCAATCAGATCTAGGGTTTCAACACAGATCGCTCCACAAGATGCAATTCAAATCAACGCAATCCTCATTTCGAGATCGCACACATGAATTCCACACCGTCGCagaaaaattgaagaaatcacTATCATCAACCTCAAACGGAGCCACCACCAACACTCATCATcctccttcttcctcttctccttctTCGTCTTCCTCTTCCAGATCCGACGATCCCCGAACCGCCGTCGCAATTCAATCAGAGTTTAATCGAAGAGCTTCCAAGATTGGATATGGAATTCACCAAACCTCTATGAAACTCTCCAAGCTCGCAAAATGTAATTATTCGTAATTTCATATTCACTTTTATTCAATTCTTCATTCATGTATTGTTAATGCTGATtaatgtttgtttttttgttttgatttgtagTGGCGAAAAGGACTTCGGTTTTTGATGATCCAACTATGGAAATTCAGGAACTAACGAGTGTTATTAAGCAAGATATTACCGCGCTTAACTCTGCGGTTGTGGATCTTCAATTGGTCAGCAATTCTAGAAATGAGAGTGGGAATGTTTCTACAGATACGACTAGTCATTCGACGACGGTTGTGGATGATTTAAAGACGCGATTGATGAGCACTACGAAAGAGTTTAAAGATGTTCTCACCATGAGAACTGaggtattgttttttttttttgtgatttgtaAATGTGTGTATGTGCTATGGTAGTTGCTGAcgatggttttgaattttttttatgaagaaCTTGAAAACGCATGAGAGTAGAAGACAATTGTTTTCGTCCACTGCTTCTAAGGAGTCTGCAAATCCTTTCATCCGTCAACGTCCTTTAGCTACAAAGTCTTCCGCTAGTAGTTCTAATGCTCCTGCACCACCTCCATGGGCTAGTGGGTAAGTTATGCTCTTTTTCTTTGGTTGATTGTACTGTTAGAGACTTTAGTTAAGCATGTAAGATAGCTTGAATCACTTTGCTATCTGTCAAATTAACTTGTTTCATACTTGATTAGATTATCAAGTGCATAGATTTTGTTCTAAGAAACAAGAGGTTCTAAGTGACCCGGTTTATCAAATTAAGCATATAAGATTACTTGAATCACTTTGCTTTTCATCAAATTAACTTGTGTCATACTTGATTAGATTATCAAGTTCATAGATTTTGTTCCAGAAACAAGAGATTCTAAGTGACTCGGTTTATCAAGTAGAATAGAGTAAAATGCTATAGTGTGGTCACCCACCTTTTATCGATTTATTCTTTTTGGATGTTTATTGCTGTATGAAGTGTTGTTAAATAGTGGCTATAGCACAATTGCATAGTGGAATTTCAACAATTTGCTTTTGTTTTGAAATATGCTATTTAGTATAAAATATTGTGAAATAGCGGCACTATAGAATTGTTGAGTAACAGAATTTGAACAAAACTGCTATTTTCCGAGGTCTGCAATTGACAATCTCACAATCCTAAGAATCACTCAATTTTCAAAAACTATGTCACAGCTAGCCATTGTACTGATATTAATTTCATACCACGAGCTTTGTATTTGTTCAAAGTGATAAGGTTTTAAATAAAGAGGGAAGTGATATAATATagattttgatttattattatatgGTTTGATATGGTTGATGATTTAATATAAAAGACTAATCATTAGTTAGTTATATTGGCATTTTGAGTTTCTTTCAAGTTTGGTTGAATTATATCTTCAACTCTACtttcatacatttttattttattttttcacggTCTTCACATCCACATTCCACAGGAAGCAGGTGGATGGGGAGAGTCAACCATTGCTGCAACAACAGCAGCAGCAGCAACAACAGGTAGTTCCATTGCAGGACACTTACATGCAAAGCAGGGCTGAAGCTCTTCAAAATGTTGAGTCTACTATTCACGAGCTCGGCAGCATCTTTAATCAACTAGCAACACTTGTCTCCCAGCAAGGAGAGATTGCCATCAGGTTTTCTATTTGCCTAACTTGTCTATTgtcctttattattttattccaaCACGATTTATGATGGGTGTTACTATTATTTACAAACTTGCTCTGATCTTAAGTAATTTTTTTACCAAATGAATCTGTGGCTGCTATTAACCTTAAGAGTTGAGTTAAGTTAGGGCTTTGATATGTATAGAGAACCATGGCTTTGATTTGCGGTTATTTGTGCAAGATGATTTGATCATTTTGTCTTCATTAACAATAAATTTGTGGTCTTTTGGTATGCCATGTTATTCGAAATGCTTGTTTGTCTACTCTTTGAGGATTGAGGAAAGAAATTACTTGCGCAAGAATTAAACTAATATAAAACACTGGGTGAGCCTTAAAGAGGAAAAGCAAATGTGGTTGCGCGTAAGGTTGCTCGCCTCAGGGAAAATTGAGTTATTTAGCTACTAATGAGCTGAGAAATGGTTTGTATAAAAATTTAGCATCCTCTAATTTACAAGGTGAACTTTATAATGTAGTAAATTGCAAGCGGATACCCGTTAATTAAAAAGTGAGTAGATTGAGAAAAAGGTTATAAACCTATATTGCTTTCTAATGAGTGGCTGTTCATATGTGCTTTGTTTTTTAACATGCCTGAAACACATGATATTCCCTTTTGCCTATTGCTTTAATTACTTCATTGGTCCTATTTGCTCCTTTAGAAATGTAATGGTCTTGCCACGGATGTGGTATACATAGGAATAACATTGTAAACTAATTAGTGTTTTTCCTTATTGAATCTTTGATGACTGGTGAGTATTGATTTAATGATACTGGTGGAAGAGTCATAGGtagcaatttttttctttttccttttaaatGCTTGGATTTATCTTGATTAGGTTTCCTGATTCTGAATGCAGTTTTTTAATCAGCTTGTCAATTTGTCTGAATCCTCTTAAGAAAATTTGATGAACTGATAAGTAGAAGGCGTTAAAGTCTCTAAATCTATGTTTTCAAGCCTTTGAACTGCTTAACTCAATAATATACATGTTTGAAAATGTTCttttattaagaagattgtcATGATCAGATTCAAAGAAGTTTGTAAGATatcatgaattaattatttcgaTCTTAAAGTTGTGAACAATTTCATTTAGGTGTTTAGATTCCTTACATGTGATTATGAAAATATAAATTTGTTTCTATTTTGTAATTATGAACTTATGAAGATTAAATCTTATAAAGAAGTCAGAGAATAGATTGGGTTAAAGATGCATCAATGAATGTTCGTGTGTTTTTGAAGGAAGAGGATACAATTTAGGGATTTAGGTCGGGTACCGATATGTGTTATTCATGTTAGAAAAccaaatcatgatggaaaaccGCATCCCAatggaaaaaatgtgaaaagctTTTGAGTTGATGTGGACATTTAAGCAACATGGTGATCAAATTAATGGACACAGTGGATGAGAACATTAAATGTcagcaaaaaaaatcaattttttcgaTGGATGTTCAGTGTCCCTTGGTTTAATTTTGTGAAGGACTACATactgtatattttttttttggtaaagaaCCAAATTGAGTCTCAAATTTTCTTAGGGGCCACAAGGATTCTTCActcttaaatttataaattacttGAAGTAGTAATCATGAAAAAGCCGGCCTAGGTTAGCTTTGCTAATTGTTATACATAACCGGTCCCAAGCCAGGATAAAAGGATAGGTTTGTGTTAGGCAGTCGTCAGCCAACGTAAAACTTTGTCGAATCTCTATGACATGTGTCGTCTGCATGGTCCTTTTTAGAACATTATGGCGAAAGTTGATCCATATAGCTGACCCCACTTAGTGGGACAaggctttgttgttgttgttagtaATCGGGAAAGTAATATACTATCTCATACAAGATAACTTGCATGTTTAGGAATaagtttaaatggtaaaaagttaAGATGATGGAATTTATTGGTAGCTATAATAATCATCAATCTTATGTTGCAAGGGAGTGTTGGGCTTATTGACCCTATAGTATACTCGCACCAACACACCATCTTTGTCTATCCACTATCCACATTAGGGTATTATCAGCTATTATCTAAAGACGGGTTTGCTGGAACTTGCTTGTTTGACAACCTTGATGCTCATTTATAACTAGAAATTTGATGCAAATAATTGCATGCGTATTttgattgataaaatgatcatttATGTCTATTTTTTGGGTATGTAATTTATGAGTATTTTGATTGCTAATATGTGATTTGTctcttgatttttgtttttatattggCCAATTGAGATTTTGGTGGGCTGACAAAGGAACTTAATTTGCAGGATTGATGAGAACATGGATGATACTTTGACGAATGTAGAGGGGGCACAAGGGGCTTTGTTGAAGTATCTGAATAGCATATCTTCTAATAGGTGGCTGATGATCAAgattttctttgttttgatgttttttctTATGGTTTTCTTATTTTTTGTGGCGTAGTTGCTCCAGAGACAGGAAATTGACCAAAAAACGAGGTTCATAGCGGTGATAAGCCTTTTGTATTCCATTACTGTATCTCTGtttctttaaatatatattcattatGACAGAGTTTAGCTTTGGACCAACTTTGTCAAATTTTATACATGTACGTATTGATATTGATGCATATAAAGAAGCTAAGTACTGTGTGCATTGCATTTGTAATGGTGATTATACCCTGTTTTGTTGAGATTAATTAATGAAATAATTCAAAATGCCAACAAGATTTCATCTTGATATAAATTTATTTCTGTGATTaagtaaaatttcaaaattttgaattttattactCTTTCTATATAAGAATACTAGTGGGAtacccgtgcaacgcacgggtaCCGGTGCGTTTCgcacatttatttttaaaatataaaagaaaa
Encoded proteins:
- the LOC131660582 gene encoding syntaxin-32-like, yielding MQFKSTQSSFRDRTHEFHTVAEKLKKSLSSTSNGATTNTHHPPSSSSPSSSSSSRSDDPRTAVAIQSEFNRRASKIGYGIHQTSMKLSKLAKLAKRTSVFDDPTMEIQELTSVIKQDITALNSAVVDLQLVSNSRNESGNVSTDTTSHSTTVVDDLKTRLMSTTKEFKDVLTMRTENLKTHESRRQLFSSTASKESANPFIRQRPLATKSSASSSNAPAPPPWASGKQVDGESQPLLQQQQQQQQQVVPLQDTYMQSRAEALQNVESTIHELGSIFNQLATLVSQQGEIAIRIDENMDDTLTNVEGAQGALLKYLNSISSNRWLMIKIFFVLMFFLMVFLFFVA